In Thermococcus camini, a genomic segment contains:
- a CDS encoding type I restriction endonuclease — protein sequence MEGLTKAVASVRRKIRSHRELYAKNEEAVKQHLIGEIFQALGWDWNNPEEVRPEERTEDGRADYALILNGGVFAYVEAKNLGVNIITRDEPLRQLARYCFNSGVKYGILTNGAVWIVVKAFEEGSRLRDRVLVTVNIEEEPLEKAVLKLSILSKSRITEMERIASLLRALELSFLGLRQEGYSEDMLIEYLTSREGMNTVPVGELRGDETPKAAYVYDGGWKFLPLQERSIKGVLLSVLLYLEKRARGYEREEVRRAYEHIRRMSLSPETALDVLKKLEEEEKLRISVEI from the coding sequence ATGGAGGGGCTTACCAAAGCCGTGGCCAGCGTCAGGAGGAAAATCCGTTCACACAGGGAACTCTACGCCAAGAACGAGGAGGCGGTGAAGCAGCACCTCATCGGGGAAATCTTCCAGGCGCTCGGCTGGGACTGGAACAACCCGGAGGAGGTCAGGCCGGAGGAGCGGACGGAGGACGGGAGGGCGGACTACGCGCTCATCCTCAATGGCGGGGTCTTTGCCTACGTCGAGGCCAAGAACCTCGGGGTTAACATAATCACGCGGGACGAGCCCCTCCGCCAGCTGGCGCGCTACTGCTTCAACTCCGGTGTTAAATACGGCATCCTCACGAACGGTGCCGTGTGGATAGTGGTGAAAGCCTTTGAGGAGGGCTCCCGTCTGAGGGACAGGGTTCTCGTTACCGTCAACATCGAGGAAGAGCCCCTTGAGAAGGCCGTGCTGAAGCTGTCCATTCTCTCGAAGTCCAGGATAACCGAGATGGAGAGGATTGCCTCCCTTCTGAGGGCGCTTGAGCTGAGCTTTCTGGGACTCAGACAGGAAGGCTACTCCGAGGATATGCTGATCGAGTACCTGACGTCGCGGGAGGGCATGAACACAGTTCCCGTTGGGGAGCTGAGGGGGGACGAGACGCCCAAGGCAGCCTATGTCTATGACGGTGGGTGGAAGTTCCTTCCCCTCCAGGAAAGGAGCATCAAGGGGGTTCTCCTCTCCGTCCTGCTGTATTTGGAGAAGCGCGCCCGGGGGTACGAGCGGGAGGAGGTACGGAGGGCCTACGAGCACATCAGGAGAATGTCGCTCAGCCCCGAGACT
- a CDS encoding class II glutamine amidotransferase → MCRVMFAAGDGKRIRPLLDALVRSSENDPYKERRGRGNQHRDGWGYVLLKEGSVKHYRSLRPIFEDDAALGSLREELEGFTVLMAHTRAASQGARNLFNVHPFAFSSRHGFTFWLLHNGDLDKGRIMELAELDGEELENVSDTYAFATYLCRRLPSPSLDDVLEQYRIINGTMKSLFNTVTLFQDSGGRFSAFITASMSEKYAGNPLNYDYGRLLLIEDKDLFAVTSSTFELYHPADYRVIPNGTAFYVRLGEEDFDVETVRL, encoded by the coding sequence ATGTGCCGCGTAATGTTTGCAGCAGGTGACGGAAAGCGGATTCGTCCGCTGCTGGATGCCCTGGTAAGATCCTCCGAAAATGACCCGTACAAGGAGCGGAGGGGAAGGGGGAATCAGCACAGGGACGGATGGGGGTACGTCCTCCTGAAGGAGGGTTCGGTGAAGCACTACCGCTCGCTGAGGCCCATATTTGAGGACGACGCCGCCCTCGGTTCCCTCAGAGAGGAGCTTGAGGGCTTCACCGTGCTGATGGCCCACACGAGGGCGGCCAGTCAGGGGGCCAGGAACCTCTTCAACGTCCACCCGTTTGCGTTCTCGTCCAGACACGGCTTCACGTTCTGGCTGCTCCACAACGGCGACCTTGACAAGGGGAGGATTATGGAGCTCGCCGAACTGGACGGAGAGGAGCTGGAGAACGTTTCGGACACCTACGCCTTCGCCACCTACCTGTGCAGGAGGCTCCCCAGCCCGTCGCTCGATGACGTTCTGGAGCAGTACCGGATCATCAACGGGACGATGAAGTCCCTCTTCAACACCGTCACCCTGTTCCAGGATTCCGGGGGAAGATTCTCCGCCTTCATAACCGCCAGCATGAGCGAGAAATACGCCGGGAACCCGCTGAACTACGACTACGGAAGGCTGCTCCTCATCGAAGATAAGGACCTCTTCGCGGTGACGTCCTCAACCTTCGAGCTGTACCACCCCGCGGACTACCGGGTAATCCCAAACGGAACCGCGTTCTACGTTAGGCTTGGTGAGGAAGACTTCGACGTTGAGACGGTTCGCCTGTGA
- a CDS encoding CBS domain-containing protein has protein sequence MDRDAPIKVYMTRKLIGVSPDDSVKRACEVMVEFDIGSLVVVEENRVVGFFTKSDIIRRVVIPGLSNSTPVREIMSGELITIDANTPVRDVLDLMAKKGVKHMLIEEDGEIVGIFSLSDLLTASRRRLETAIAAE, from the coding sequence ATGGATAGGGATGCCCCGATCAAGGTTTACATGACGAGGAAACTGATAGGCGTTTCTCCGGACGACAGCGTAAAGCGCGCCTGTGAGGTCATGGTGGAGTTCGACATAGGCTCCTTGGTTGTCGTCGAAGAAAACAGAGTGGTGGGGTTCTTCACGAAGAGCGATATAATCCGGCGTGTTGTCATCCCGGGGCTGTCAAATAGCACCCCAGTCCGGGAGATCATGAGCGGGGAGCTGATAACCATTGACGCGAACACACCCGTGAGGGACGTTCTCGATCTGATGGCCAAGAAAGGAGTCAAGCACATGCTCATCGAAGAGGACGGCGAGATAGTGGGTATATTCAGCCTGAGCGACCTGCTGACCGCCAGCAGGAGGCGGCTCGAGACAGCCATCGCGGCCGAGTGA
- a CDS encoding metallophosphoesterase family protein, whose translation MIRIAHISDTHITGESAYKGYAYDLIVNDVNRGDFDFVIHTGDVTNQGLREEYERASYELGKIKKPLVVIPGNHDVRNVGYELFEKFIGPLNGVYEFRDGVVIWVDSTIPDLSDGRVGGHKFRWLKARLEEYSEKKFKIVAAHHHLVPLPDTGRERNVLYNAGDVLDLLLRHEVSLYTCGHKHVPNVYRIEDMVVDNAGCASCRKTRKGDVNSYNIITIHDDGRIEVTIKRVTGDEVRKEHRPIKPKIFVPRGERLLRIVQMSESNVSDRMYFRRKVLENAVRTINEKLRPDIVIHNGDVVDMGIERYYEKAYEFYEKIKAEKLVVPGHNDITYLGYDLFLEYFGEPEIVEIKDFKFLPVISAQYETPIGVVGRIGQRKVARHLEEYRESFTVVVLHHNIIPIPRSREVGFLEDAGDVLRTLTEGEANLVLTGHGGNSFAVKVEKTPVVNAGSISWELHRNPFGNSFNLIDIYPGMIVAFEVQATWGSGRLLGIWKIKGPFTL comes from the coding sequence ATGATACGGATAGCGCACATAAGCGACACCCACATAACCGGCGAGAGCGCCTACAAGGGCTACGCCTACGACCTCATAGTCAACGACGTGAACCGCGGGGACTTCGACTTCGTGATACACACCGGCGACGTGACCAACCAGGGCCTCCGCGAGGAATACGAGCGGGCCTCGTACGAGCTTGGAAAAATAAAGAAGCCGCTCGTCGTTATCCCTGGCAACCACGATGTCAGGAACGTCGGCTACGAACTGTTCGAGAAGTTCATAGGGCCGCTGAACGGCGTTTACGAGTTCCGCGATGGGGTCGTCATCTGGGTTGACTCGACCATACCCGACCTGAGCGATGGCAGAGTGGGCGGCCACAAGTTCCGGTGGCTCAAAGCGAGACTCGAGGAGTACTCCGAGAAGAAGTTCAAAATCGTCGCCGCGCACCATCACCTCGTCCCGCTGCCCGACACCGGGCGGGAGAGAAACGTCCTGTACAACGCAGGCGACGTCCTCGACCTCCTCCTCAGGCACGAGGTCAGCCTCTACACCTGCGGCCACAAGCACGTGCCCAACGTCTACCGCATCGAGGATATGGTGGTCGACAACGCGGGGTGCGCATCCTGCAGGAAGACGAGGAAGGGGGACGTGAACAGTTACAACATCATCACCATTCACGACGACGGCAGGATAGAGGTTACGATAAAACGCGTGACCGGGGACGAGGTGAGGAAGGAGCACAGGCCCATAAAGCCGAAGATCTTCGTGCCCCGCGGGGAGCGCCTGCTCCGGATAGTCCAGATGAGCGAGAGCAACGTCTCTGACAGGATGTATTTCAGGAGGAAGGTACTCGAAAACGCGGTGCGTACAATAAACGAAAAGCTGAGGCCGGATATAGTGATTCACAACGGCGACGTCGTGGATATGGGGATAGAGCGCTACTACGAGAAGGCCTACGAGTTCTACGAGAAGATCAAAGCGGAAAAGCTCGTCGTTCCCGGTCACAACGACATAACCTACCTCGGCTACGACCTGTTCCTGGAGTACTTCGGCGAACCGGAGATTGTGGAGATAAAGGACTTCAAGTTCCTTCCAGTGATAAGCGCCCAGTACGAGACCCCTATAGGGGTCGTCGGGCGGATAGGCCAGCGGAAAGTAGCGAGACACCTCGAGGAGTATCGCGAGAGCTTTACTGTGGTCGTTCTGCACCACAACATAATCCCGATTCCGCGGAGCAGGGAGGTGGGATTCCTCGAAGACGCCGGTGACGTGCTGAGGACACTGACGGAGGGGGAGGCCAACCTCGTGCTGACCGGCCACGGAGGCAACTCCTTCGCGGTCAAGGTTGAGAAAACACCGGTAGTCAACGCGGGCTCAATAAGCTGGGAGCTCCACAGGAACCCCTTCGGAAACAGCTTCAACCTTATAGACATATACCCCGGGATGATAGTCGCCTTTGAGGTTCAGGCCACGTGGGGGAGCGGAAGGCTCCTTGGGATATGGAAAATAAAAGGCCCGTTCACCCTCTGA
- a CDS encoding 2-phosphoglycerate kinase → MIIVTDPESRARLPFSRGILTRSITLAGVDVGIAYIIATEVQKELNSRKAKFVTTEEIRELTYRRLIDHGLKEAAKRYLFWRQLRRLKVPITILLGGATGVGKSTIATELAFRLGIRSVIGTDTVREVMRKIIAPELLPDLHTSSFLAWTATGRVKGRDSPLIRGFEEQVRHVSVGLKAVLERAHKEGFNTVIEGIHLVPGYVELNDRDFMYVITVGSKRDLEARFYERARYSKRPAEYYLEHIDAIMEIQDFIVEMAREHGVRVINNVELEHTVDVIMEDIMERLMKKVGGDVRG, encoded by the coding sequence ATGATAATCGTAACCGACCCCGAGAGCAGGGCCAGGCTCCCGTTCTCAAGGGGAATCCTCACGCGCTCAATAACCCTCGCGGGTGTTGATGTGGGTATAGCTTACATCATAGCCACGGAGGTTCAGAAGGAGCTGAATTCCAGAAAGGCCAAGTTTGTCACCACGGAGGAGATACGTGAGCTGACGTACAGGAGGCTCATTGACCACGGCCTTAAAGAAGCGGCGAAGCGCTACCTGTTCTGGCGCCAGCTCCGCCGCCTGAAGGTGCCGATAACCATTCTCCTCGGTGGGGCAACAGGTGTAGGGAAGTCAACGATAGCGACCGAGCTGGCGTTCCGCCTCGGCATAAGGAGCGTTATAGGGACGGACACGGTAAGGGAGGTCATGAGGAAGATAATAGCGCCTGAACTTCTCCCGGATCTACACACGTCGTCCTTCCTCGCCTGGACGGCCACCGGCAGGGTAAAGGGAAGGGACTCCCCCCTTATCAGGGGCTTCGAGGAGCAGGTTCGCCATGTGTCCGTTGGCCTCAAGGCGGTCCTTGAGAGGGCCCACAAAGAGGGCTTCAACACGGTCATCGAGGGCATACACCTTGTTCCGGGCTACGTTGAGCTCAACGACAGGGACTTCATGTACGTGATAACTGTGGGCAGCAAGCGGGACCTGGAGGCCAGGTTCTACGAAAGGGCACGCTACAGCAAGAGGCCTGCCGAGTACTATCTCGAACACATAGACGCCATCATGGAGATACAGGACTTCATTGTGGAGATGGCGAGGGAGCATGGGGTTCGGGTGATAAACAACGTCGAGCTGGAGCACACTGTGGACGTTATAATGGAGGACATAATGGAGCGGCTGATGAAAAAGGTGGGAGGGGACGTCAGAGGGTGA
- a CDS encoding 2,3-diphosphoglycerate synthetase: protein MKNRRLVLIDGEHYPDVTAWAVERLGDVCCAVFLGGSEKIRDIRDIEERLGIPVYYAGDYLAALARALRENDVCEVVDLSDEPVLNYEDRFRIASLCMLHGVTYRGADFTFTPRPLKRTRKPSLAVIGTGKRVGKTAVSGFIARTLKEIANPVIVTMGRGGPEEPELIEGDKFEITPEFLVKLAGEGKHAASDHFENALTSRVVTIGCRRCGGGMAGFSFFDVVDEGVKLAESLPNDLIILEGSGATFPAYRADGYVLMVSAAQKPDFIGGYFGPFRLSLADIVVVTMADSVPRGRLRKLERIILEINPDADVHLTAFRPRPLGDVSGKRLALVMTSGLALKGARRYIEDMGADVVHTSDNLSRRPALRKDLGGFEGIDAVAVELKAAAVDVVTRWALERGIEVIYLDNEPVNIDGKDLRRAVLRLGRSILEGRG from the coding sequence ATGAAAAATCGGAGGCTCGTCCTTATCGACGGCGAGCACTATCCAGACGTCACCGCGTGGGCGGTGGAAAGGCTCGGTGATGTCTGCTGCGCCGTCTTTCTGGGCGGGAGTGAGAAGATTAGGGACATTCGGGACATCGAGGAGAGGCTCGGGATTCCAGTGTATTACGCGGGGGACTACCTTGCCGCCCTCGCGAGGGCCCTCCGGGAGAACGATGTTTGCGAGGTCGTTGACCTGAGCGACGAGCCAGTTCTGAACTACGAGGACAGGTTCAGGATTGCATCCCTGTGCATGCTGCACGGGGTGACCTACCGGGGGGCCGACTTCACGTTCACCCCCCGGCCGCTGAAGAGGACCAGAAAGCCGAGCCTTGCCGTCATAGGGACGGGGAAGAGGGTCGGCAAGACTGCGGTCAGCGGCTTCATAGCCAGGACCCTCAAGGAGATAGCCAACCCCGTCATAGTCACGATGGGCCGCGGGGGTCCCGAGGAGCCGGAGCTGATAGAGGGGGACAAATTTGAGATAACCCCCGAGTTCCTGGTCAAGCTGGCGGGGGAGGGAAAGCACGCCGCCTCGGACCACTTTGAGAACGCGCTCACCTCACGTGTGGTGACCATAGGGTGCCGCCGCTGCGGGGGAGGCATGGCGGGGTTTTCCTTCTTCGATGTTGTGGATGAGGGAGTTAAGCTGGCCGAGAGCCTGCCGAACGACCTAATAATCCTCGAGGGCAGCGGGGCAACGTTTCCCGCCTACCGCGCAGATGGGTACGTCCTCATGGTCAGCGCCGCCCAGAAGCCCGACTTCATAGGCGGCTACTTCGGCCCCTTCAGGCTCTCCCTGGCGGACATAGTCGTCGTCACGATGGCCGACTCGGTACCCCGGGGGCGGCTGAGGAAGCTTGAGAGGATAATCCTGGAGATTAACCCCGACGCGGATGTGCATCTGACCGCGTTCAGACCGAGGCCCCTCGGGGACGTTTCCGGGAAGAGGCTGGCCCTCGTGATGACGTCGGGGCTGGCCCTCAAGGGGGCGAGGAGGTACATCGAGGACATGGGGGCGGACGTTGTTCACACCTCTGACAACCTGTCGAGGAGACCTGCACTGAGAAAGGACCTGGGGGGATTCGAGGGTATCGACGCGGTGGCCGTTGAGCTTAAAGCGGCCGCCGTGGACGTTGTTACCCGGTGGGCACTTGAGAGGGGAATCGAGGTGATCTACCTGGACAACGAGCCTGTCAACATCGATGGGAAGGACCTAAGAAGGGCCGTTTTGAGGCTCGGCCGCTCGATACTGGAGGGAAGAGGATGA
- a CDS encoding MBL fold metallo-hydrolase has translation MALRKLGDSIYLYPGSPSTLIKVLREGAVLIDPGHGSGRHKDLKREVRKLGVEIKAQLATHGHADHISVAPRIDAPLFMHRFEFSIAESPLNRELLTFGSKAPNGFLVFQFPDEVKVHAVFEWGDEPFGLKSVKLDGHSPGMTGFVDEAGGILYAGDAFFGERVITSVGMPYMVDPDLFKASITELKNYVERGFLLIPSHGRPVEGEEALELLDFNLTCVEETESLILDILRKGPMGIDGIAFRIMKYYGVEVTPQKLALNLVPTRAFIAKLYNEGKVDAVVDNGLKWRLRG, from the coding sequence ATGGCGCTGAGAAAGCTCGGAGATTCTATCTACCTATACCCGGGCAGTCCATCTACCCTGATAAAGGTTCTCAGGGAAGGGGCTGTTCTGATCGACCCCGGCCACGGGAGCGGGCGGCACAAGGATCTGAAAAGGGAGGTCCGGAAGCTGGGGGTCGAAATAAAGGCCCAGCTTGCGACGCACGGCCACGCGGACCACATATCGGTTGCGCCGAGGATCGACGCTCCTCTTTTCATGCACCGCTTCGAGTTCTCGATAGCCGAGAGTCCGCTGAACAGGGAACTGCTCACCTTTGGCTCAAAGGCGCCGAACGGATTCCTCGTCTTCCAGTTCCCTGACGAGGTCAAGGTTCACGCGGTTTTCGAGTGGGGTGACGAACCCTTCGGTCTCAAGTCTGTGAAGCTGGACGGACATTCCCCCGGCATGACGGGTTTTGTGGACGAGGCGGGCGGGATTCTCTACGCGGGGGACGCCTTCTTCGGGGAGCGGGTCATAACCTCGGTCGGCATGCCCTACATGGTCGACCCTGACCTATTCAAAGCTTCAATTACAGAATTAAAGAATTATGTAGAAAGGGGCTTTCTCCTGATACCCTCCCACGGCAGGCCGGTGGAGGGGGAGGAGGCGCTCGAACTGCTCGACTTCAACCTCACCTGTGTCGAGGAAACAGAAAGCCTCATCCTGGACATCCTGAGGAAGGGGCCAATGGGCATCGACGGTATCGCCTTCCGCATAATGAAGTACTACGGGGTCGAGGTCACGCCCCAGAAGCTCGCCCTCAACCTCGTCCCCACCAGGGCCTTCATTGCGAAGCTCTACAACGAGGGGAAGGTGGACGCGGTCGTTGATAACGGACTCAAATGGAGGTTGAGAGGTTAG
- the cas4 gene encoding CRISPR-associated protein Cas4 has product MAENDGINGNDGLIEFYASEALTCPRRIYFRLKGYPERWPEFVKVRLNQGINTHNVLGEILQKRFGFELEKHLVLRSRRLGFEIHGRIDAIGDFPIEIKGKTSLPSKPYDYHMAQLNIYMRWAEAEYGYLYYVKLHEEPMKVISKIDFSRFPIVKGPNFRAFEVPYDGKLFRETLKHFYSVKKAYKRGKPPKGEYSYTCRFCPYRYLCYPDEE; this is encoded by the coding sequence ATGGCCGAAAATGACGGAATCAACGGGAACGATGGTCTCATCGAGTTCTACGCCAGCGAGGCCTTAACCTGTCCGAGGAGGATATACTTCAGGCTCAAGGGCTACCCAGAGAGATGGCCGGAGTTCGTAAAGGTTAGGCTGAACCAGGGCATAAATACCCACAACGTCCTCGGGGAGATCCTGCAAAAACGCTTCGGTTTCGAGCTTGAGAAGCACCTCGTTCTTCGCTCCCGGAGGCTCGGTTTCGAGATACACGGCAGAATAGACGCCATAGGGGACTTCCCGATCGAGATAAAGGGCAAGACCAGCCTCCCCAGCAAACCCTACGACTACCATATGGCCCAGCTTAACATTTACATGCGCTGGGCAGAGGCGGAGTACGGCTATCTCTACTACGTCAAGCTCCACGAGGAGCCGATGAAGGTGATAAGCAAGATCGACTTCTCGCGCTTTCCAATCGTCAAAGGGCCGAACTTCAGGGCCTTTGAAGTCCCCTACGATGGCAAGCTCTTCCGCGAGACCCTCAAGCATTTCTACTCCGTCAAAAAGGCCTACAAAAGAGGAAAGCCCCCCAAAGGGGAATACTCCTACACGTGCAGGTTCTGCCCCTACCGCTACCTGTGCTATCCTGACGAGGAGTGA
- a CDS encoding PIN domain-containing protein has product MDEEPSSSWFSRLFKSREKPVFLEQKLSREAYEDYRELLMKARPEVNGSKLTLRLSNGTVELEDGVLRVKARNKKTAEKILRNLHHYEQPPSIWPAYGLSYSLKRKKGTIL; this is encoded by the coding sequence ATGGATGAAGAACCTTCAAGTAGTTGGTTCTCCCGCCTGTTTAAGTCACGTGAGAAACCCGTCTTTCTTGAGCAGAAGCTCAGCAGGGAGGCATACGAGGACTACAGGGAGCTTTTGATGAAGGCCAGGCCCGAAGTGAACGGCTCAAAGCTCACCCTGAGGCTGTCCAACGGAACGGTTGAGCTTGAGGACGGCGTTCTGAGGGTGAAGGCCAGGAACAAAAAGACCGCGGAGAAGATACTGAGGAACCTCCACCACTACGAGCAGCCACCGAGCATCTGGCCTGCTTATGGCCTGAGCTACTCGCTCAAGAGGAAGAAGGGTACCATACTCTGA